A single region of the Blattabacterium cuenoti genome encodes:
- a CDS encoding TPM domain-containing protein, with product MKKVIQFIILTFFLPYLAIGQFNIPIAPKKIYPVQDYAGVLSKIQIDKLNKKLIQYSKITSTEILVCIIKDLHGEDSNFLAYKWGEKWKIGSIHKNNGIILLLSINNRKISIQNGYGIEPYMTDFLTIKIINKIKPILKNGLYYQAIDSSIQEIFKILKKKFQKKHIKKVFSIWNFFIYMSIFFILFIFFYKKHSYSLLNTLIFTNFIFRNNNENEDNFDGFGEGGNFGGGGASDNW from the coding sequence ATGAAAAAAGTTATTCAATTTATTATTTTAACTTTTTTTTTACCCTATTTAGCAATAGGACAATTTAATATCCCTATAGCTCCAAAAAAAATATATCCTGTTCAGGATTATGCAGGAGTTTTGTCTAAAATACAAATAGATAAATTAAATAAAAAACTTATTCAATACTCTAAAATAACATCAACAGAAATTTTAGTTTGCATTATTAAGGATCTTCATGGAGAAGATTCAAATTTTTTAGCTTATAAATGGGGAGAAAAATGGAAAATTGGAAGTATACATAAAAATAATGGAATTATTCTATTACTATCCATAAATAATAGAAAAATATCTATTCAAAATGGTTATGGGATAGAACCTTATATGACCGATTTTTTAACTATAAAAATTATAAATAAAATAAAACCTATATTAAAAAATGGTCTTTATTATCAAGCTATAGATTCTAGTATTCAAGAAATATTTAAAATTTTAAAAAAAAAATTTCAAAAAAAACATATTAAAAAGGTTTTTTCTATATGGAATTTTTTTATTTATATGAGTATTTTTTTTATTTTATTTATTTTTTTTTATAAAAAACACTCATACTCATTATTAAATACATTAATTTTTACAAATTTTATATTTAGAAATAATAATGAAAATGAAGATAATTTTGACGGATTTGGAGAAGGAGGAAATTTTGGAGGAGGAGGAGCTAGCGATAATTGGTAA
- a CDS encoding valine--tRNA ligase, giving the protein MDISVKYDPKSVEEKRYHYWMKQNYFSSNPDDRIPYTIIMPPPNITGVLHIGHFLNNTIQDVLIRRARMKGYNVCWIPGTDHASIATEAKVVDQLKKQGLSKNFLGRKKFLDHVLEWYKKHKNIIFDQLKKLGCSCDWDRTQFTMNPILSKSVIKIFIDLYERGYIYRGYDVVNWDPEAKTTISDEEVIYKERIGKLYYLKYKIKGENNYTIVATTRPETIFGDTALCFHPDDARYYHLKGKYAKIPIINRYIPIIQDSYVDKNFGTGCLKITPAHDLYDKNIADKHKLDIIDIFNEDATLNEKALHYKGMDRFYVRKKIIEELNQLGAIENIEKCNHTIGFSERTFSVVEKKLSLQWFLKMKDMAIPAIEAVKNGNIKFYPKKFKKIYFQWMNKIRDWNISRQLWWGHRLPVFYYGKKTNDFVVAENLEEALKKAKYKTKNTCLSYDKIWQDTDVLDTWFSSWLLPLSVFNGIRYPHNHEICYYYPTEDIVTGSDILFFWVARMIMSGLFFQKKIPFKKVFFTGIIRDSKNKKISKSLNNSPNTIDLIKRFGADAVRMGLMSHTSAGKDFHFDEKICIQGRNFSNKIWNAFRLIQSWKIEENNKYIPEYYQIAVIWLKNRFYYVLEMFEKNFKKYKLDESLMILYKFIWYDYCSCFLEIIKPISVNKCIPKMVYLNTIKFFEKMLKLLHPYMPFLSEEIWNLIKKRKPKEALIISSWPKKKSYDYDILVSFEKVIKIISKIRNIRNKSNIPFKKSLVLFYVRKEEKKGYDSIILKLANLDKIVTVIKKPKNIPFFSFFLGSDQFFLSLDKEYHVSHIDIMNIEKKIQYFSNLLSIIRKNLSNDKYVNSVPNNLLLKEKKKESDTLIKISQFKEYLEYLKNNI; this is encoded by the coding sequence ATGGATATTTCAGTTAAATATGATCCAAAATCTGTAGAAGAAAAAAGATATCATTATTGGATGAAACAAAATTATTTTTCATCTAATCCAGATGATAGAATTCCTTATACTATTATTATGCCACCTCCAAATATTACTGGGGTTCTACACATAGGACATTTTCTTAATAATACAATCCAGGATGTTTTGATTAGACGTGCTAGAATGAAAGGATATAATGTTTGTTGGATTCCAGGGACAGATCATGCATCTATTGCTACAGAAGCGAAAGTAGTTGATCAACTAAAAAAACAAGGATTATCCAAAAATTTTTTAGGAAGAAAAAAATTTTTGGATCATGTTTTAGAATGGTATAAAAAACATAAAAATATTATTTTTGATCAATTAAAAAAATTGGGATGTTCTTGTGATTGGGATCGTACTCAATTTACGATGAATCCAATATTATCCAAATCTGTTATAAAAATTTTTATAGATTTGTATGAAAGGGGATATATATATAGAGGGTATGATGTTGTTAATTGGGATCCAGAAGCTAAAACCACTATTTCTGATGAAGAAGTTATTTATAAAGAACGTATTGGAAAACTTTATTATTTGAAATATAAAATTAAAGGAGAAAATAATTATACTATTGTAGCTACAACTCGTCCAGAAACTATATTTGGTGATACGGCTCTTTGTTTTCATCCAGATGATGCCCGTTATTATCATTTAAAAGGTAAATATGCTAAAATTCCAATTATAAATAGATATATTCCTATTATACAGGATTCATATGTAGATAAAAATTTTGGTACAGGATGTTTAAAAATAACTCCAGCTCATGATCTATACGATAAAAATATAGCAGATAAACACAAATTAGACATAATTGATATTTTTAATGAAGATGCGACTTTAAATGAAAAAGCCCTTCATTATAAAGGAATGGATCGTTTTTATGTAAGAAAAAAAATTATTGAGGAATTGAATCAATTAGGAGCTATAGAAAATATAGAAAAATGTAATCATACAATAGGTTTTTCGGAACGTACTTTCTCAGTAGTAGAAAAAAAATTATCTCTTCAATGGTTTTTAAAAATGAAAGATATGGCCATTCCTGCTATTGAAGCCGTAAAAAATGGAAATATAAAATTTTATCCAAAAAAATTTAAAAAAATTTATTTTCAATGGATGAATAAAATTCGTGATTGGAATATTTCTAGACAATTATGGTGGGGACATCGTCTTCCTGTTTTTTATTACGGGAAAAAAACTAATGATTTTGTAGTTGCAGAAAATTTAGAAGAAGCATTAAAAAAAGCAAAATATAAAACTAAAAATACATGTTTAAGTTATGATAAAATATGGCAAGATACAGATGTTTTAGATACCTGGTTTTCTTCTTGGTTATTACCCTTGTCTGTCTTCAATGGGATTCGTTATCCTCATAATCATGAAATTTGTTATTATTATCCTACTGAAGATATAGTTACAGGTTCAGATATTTTATTTTTTTGGGTAGCACGGATGATAATGTCTGGTTTGTTTTTTCAAAAAAAAATACCCTTTAAAAAGGTTTTTTTTACTGGAATTATTAGAGATTCTAAAAATAAAAAAATATCAAAATCATTAAATAATTCTCCGAATACTATAGATTTAATTAAACGATTTGGAGCAGATGCTGTTCGTATGGGACTTATGTCTCATACTAGTGCAGGAAAAGATTTTCATTTTGATGAAAAAATATGTATTCAAGGAAGAAATTTTTCTAATAAAATATGGAACGCTTTTCGTTTAATACAAAGTTGGAAAATAGAAGAAAATAATAAATATATACCTGAATATTATCAAATTGCTGTTATTTGGTTAAAAAATCGTTTTTATTATGTTTTAGAAATGTTTGAAAAAAATTTTAAAAAATATAAATTGGATGAATCATTAATGATTTTATATAAATTTATATGGTATGATTATTGTTCTTGTTTTCTTGAAATTATTAAACCTATTTCTGTAAATAAATGCATACCAAAAATGGTGTATTTAAACACTATTAAGTTTTTTGAGAAAATGTTAAAATTATTACATCCATATATGCCATTTTTATCAGAAGAAATTTGGAATCTTATAAAAAAAAGAAAACCAAAAGAAGCTTTAATTATTTCTTCTTGGCCTAAAAAAAAATCCTATGACTATGATATTTTAGTTTCTTTCGAAAAAGTCATTAAAATTATATCTAAAATACGTAATATAAGAAATAAAAGTAATATTCCTTTTAAAAAAAGTCTTGTATTATTTTATGTAAGAAAAGAAGAAAAAAAAGGATATGATTCTATTATATTAAAATTAGCTAATTTAGATAAAATAGTTACTGTTATAAAAAAACCTAAAAATATACCATTTTTTTCTTTTTTTTTAGGTTCAGATCAATTTTTTTTATCCTTAGATAAAGAATATCATGTTAGTCATATAGATATAATGAATATTGAAAAAAAAATTCAATATTTTTCTAATTTATTATCTATAATAAGAAAAAATTTATCTAATGATAAATATGTTAATTCGGTTCCAAATAACCTTCTTTTAAAGGAAAAGAAAAAAGAAAGTGATACATTAATAAAAATTTCCCAGTTTAAAGAATATTTAGAATATTTAAAAAATAATATATAA
- a CDS encoding dihydrofolate reductase — MMKIILIAAVSKNGFIGKKNKLMWHLPNDLKRFKNLTIGEPVLMGRKTFESIGKILPKRKNIILTKSKMNYFKKKTIFKSFLLLNR; from the coding sequence ATGATGAAAATAATATTAATAGCTGCTGTTTCTAAAAATGGATTTATAGGAAAAAAAAATAAATTAATGTGGCATTTACCTAATGATTTAAAACGTTTTAAAAATTTAACTATTGGAGAACCAGTTCTTATGGGAAGAAAAACTTTCGAATCTATTGGAAAAATACTTCCAAAAAGAAAAAATATTATACTTACAAAAAGTAAAATGAATTACTTTAAAAAAAAAACAATATTCAAATCGTTTCTTCTGTTAAACAGATAG
- a CDS encoding dihydrofolate reductase: MIGGEKIYASTIGQADVIELTIVHKKFYGDAKFPKIDIKKWNKIHEFFYKKDKYHLYDYSFIRFEKKNK, encoded by the coding sequence ATTATAGGAGGAGAAAAAATATATGCATCTACAATTGGACAAGCAGACGTTATAGAACTAACAATAGTTCATAAAAAATTTTATGGAGATGCTAAATTCCCAAAAATAGATATAAAAAAGTGGAATAAAATACATGAATTTTTTTACAAAAAAGATAAATATCATCTATATGATTACAGTTTTATCCGATTCGAAAAAAAAAATAAATAA
- a CDS encoding bifunctional nuclease family protein — translation MDEFIRLAIRGISLSQIQAGIYVLLLEEESGRIKLPIIIESLQAQSIASALGKRDPSKFFTHDLFITFAKVFDITLKAVVIYKLVNGIFFSYILFEGAHVEGEKIEKKEHKIDSKTSDAVALAVRFQAPIYTTREIFDKAGIYFENGVPKENETYETRIENNGLIFFKEKSQQDLEKMTEKDLNALLNHAVINECYELAARIKKELDRRE, via the coding sequence ATGGATGAATTCATTAGATTAGCTATACGTGGAATTTCATTAAGTCAAATACAAGCTGGAATATATGTTTTATTACTTGAAGAAGAATCTGGAAGAATTAAACTTCCTATTATTATAGAAAGTTTGCAGGCTCAATCTATTGCTTCTGCTTTAGGAAAAAGAGATCCATCTAAATTTTTTACACATGATTTATTTATTACTTTTGCTAAAGTCTTTGATATTACACTCAAAGCTGTTGTTATATATAAATTAGTAAATGGAATATTTTTTTCTTATATTTTATTTGAAGGAGCCCATGTAGAAGGAGAAAAAATAGAAAAAAAAGAACATAAAATAGATTCTAAAACATCAGATGCTGTAGCTTTGGCTGTTCGATTCCAAGCTCCTATTTATACAACAAGAGAAATTTTCGATAAAGCTGGTATTTATTTTGAAAATGGGGTTCCTAAAGAAAATGAAACTTATGAAACAAGAATAGAAAATAATGGACTTATTTTTTTTAAAGAAAAAAGTCAACAAGATTTAGAAAAAATGACAGAAAAAGATTTAAATGCTTTATTAAATCACGCCGTAATCAATGAATGTTATGAACTAGCAGCAAGAATAAAAAAGGAATTGGATAGAAGAGAATAA
- a CDS encoding pyruvate dehydrogenase complex E1 component subunit beta — MKEKTFREVIAEAMSEEMRKDDTVYLMGEEVAQYNGAYKASKGMLEEFGPKRVIDTPISELGFSGIGVGSAMNGCRPIIEFMTFNFSLVAMDQIVNNASKIRYMSGGQWNIPIVFRGPTGSAGQLGATHSQSFESWYASCPGLKVVIPCNPYDAKGLLKSAIRDNNPVIFMESEQMYGDKMMIPEEEYILPIGKADIKKKGTDISLVSFGKIMKMALNIAKKLDKENISIEVIDIQTLRPLDYESILTSVKKTNRLVILEESWPFSSIASEISYIIQKKAFDYLDAPINRITLLDTPAPYASNLIKNWFPNEEKIINAIKKTLYLI, encoded by the coding sequence ATGAAAGAAAAAACTTTTCGTGAAGTAATAGCAGAAGCTATGAGTGAAGAAATGAGAAAAGATGATACGGTTTATCTTATGGGAGAAGAAGTTGCACAATACAATGGAGCTTATAAAGCCTCTAAAGGAATGTTGGAAGAATTTGGACCAAAAAGAGTTATTGATACCCCTATATCTGAATTAGGATTTTCGGGAATAGGTGTAGGTTCTGCCATGAATGGATGTAGGCCTATTATAGAATTTATGACTTTTAATTTTTCCTTAGTTGCTATGGATCAAATTGTGAATAATGCTTCTAAAATACGTTATATGAGTGGAGGTCAATGGAATATCCCCATCGTTTTTAGAGGACCAACTGGATCTGCTGGACAATTAGGAGCGACTCACTCTCAATCTTTTGAAAGTTGGTATGCTAGTTGTCCTGGATTAAAAGTTGTTATTCCATGTAATCCTTATGATGCTAAAGGACTTTTAAAATCTGCAATAAGGGATAACAATCCGGTTATTTTTATGGAATCTGAACAAATGTATGGAGACAAAATGATGATACCAGAAGAAGAGTATATTCTTCCTATTGGAAAAGCAGATATAAAAAAAAAAGGAACTGATATTAGTTTAGTTTCTTTCGGAAAAATAATGAAAATGGCTCTAAATATAGCAAAAAAATTAGATAAAGAAAATATAAGTATAGAAGTAATAGATATACAAACTTTACGTCCATTAGATTATGAATCTATACTTACTTCTGTAAAAAAAACGAATCGATTAGTAATTTTAGAAGAATCATGGCCTTTTTCTTCTATAGCTTCTGAAATTTCATATATTATACAAAAAAAAGCATTTGATTATCTTGATGCACCTATTAACAGAATAACTTTATTGGATACTCCCGCTCCTTATGCTTCTAATTTAATAAAAAATTGGTTTCCAAATGAAGAAAAAATAATAAATGCGATAAAAAAAACTCTTTATTTAATTTAA
- the metF gene encoding methylenetetrahydrofolate reductase [NAD(P)H] gives MKVIDHITKAKKSLFSFEILPPLRGHDIKDIFSTLDPLMEFNPPFIDVTYHREEFFYIKKDNGLLQRKKISRRPGTVGICAAIMNKYGIDAVPHLICGGFNKQMTENALIDLNFLGIDNVLVLRGDTIKYENNFLSPKDEHKYALELVEQIQDLNRGKYLDKTFVERKKYPLFNFCIGVAGYPEKHFEAPNIEKDLFFLKKKVEAGANYIVTQMFFDNKKFFNFVKKCRSEGISIPIIPGIKPISSKKQLNSLPSRFYLNIPNELVKEIEKEKNKKMVSQIGIEWAIHQSKELKNSGVKVIHYYTMDRPENIYKVIKAIY, from the coding sequence ATGAAAGTGATTGATCATATAACTAAAGCAAAAAAAAGTTTATTTTCTTTTGAAATTTTACCTCCTTTAAGAGGACATGATATTAAAGATATTTTTTCTACTTTAGATCCTTTAATGGAATTTAATCCTCCTTTTATTGATGTTACTTATCATAGAGAAGAATTTTTTTATATAAAAAAAGATAATGGACTTTTGCAGAGAAAAAAAATTTCAAGACGTCCAGGAACTGTAGGGATTTGTGCTGCTATTATGAATAAATATGGAATAGATGCGGTTCCACATTTGATTTGTGGAGGATTTAATAAACAAATGACGGAAAATGCATTAATAGATTTAAATTTTTTAGGTATAGATAATGTTTTAGTTCTTAGAGGCGATACTATAAAATATGAAAATAATTTTCTTTCACCAAAAGATGAACACAAATATGCACTTGAATTAGTAGAACAAATTCAAGATTTAAATAGAGGAAAATATCTTGATAAAACTTTTGTTGAACGAAAAAAATATCCATTATTTAATTTTTGCATAGGAGTAGCAGGATATCCAGAAAAACACTTTGAAGCTCCAAATATTGAAAAAGATTTATTTTTTTTGAAAAAAAAAGTAGAAGCTGGGGCTAATTATATTGTTACTCAAATGTTTTTTGATAATAAAAAATTTTTTAATTTTGTAAAAAAATGTAGATCAGAAGGAATTTCTATTCCCATAATTCCTGGAATTAAACCTATTTCTTCTAAAAAACAGTTGAATAGTTTACCCTCTCGTTTTTATTTAAATATTCCTAATGAATTAGTGAAAGAAATTGAAAAAGAAAAAAATAAAAAAATGGTTTCTCAAATTGGAATTGAATGGGCTATTCATCAATCTAAAGAATTAAAAAATTCTGGGGTAAAAGTAATACATTATTATACCATGGACAGACCAGAAAATATTTATAAAGTAATTAAAGCTATTTATTAA
- the serS gene encoding serine--tRNA ligase produces the protein MLQISFIRKNIEKVFLGLKKRNFRKIHLIDEILILYEKKKITQNFLNKILEKENYLSRKIGEFLKSDISFQSKINFFKEKSALLKKDKKNFNIKLKKIVQNLEKKLNQIPNIPDEKVKKKFEKNDIIFQEGKIYCTIQNPLPHWELAKKFCLFNLNLGTKICGSGFSVYMGKGAKLQRSLIQYFLDQNIRASYKEYSLPYLINEQSGYATGQIPDKENQMYFIEKDNFYLIPTGEIPIMNCYKDKILTSADLPIKATTYTSCFRREAGSYGKKVKGLNRLHQFEKVEIIQITTQDSSSYYLEEMILHVKNILKSLNLPFRLIRLNGPDIGFSSSITYDFEVYSIAQKKWLEVSSISNCTNFQSNRLHLKYKTIKGHIKLCHTLNGSSLALPRIMATLLENNQTENKINIPKVLVPYTEFDHIK, from the coding sequence ATGCTTCAAATCTCTTTTATACGAAAAAATATAGAAAAAGTTTTTTTAGGATTAAAAAAACGTAATTTTCGTAAAATTCATCTAATAGATGAAATATTAATTTTATACGAAAAAAAAAAAATAACTCAAAATTTTCTGAATAAAATATTAGAAAAAGAAAATTATTTGTCTAGAAAAATAGGGGAATTTTTAAAATCAGATATTAGTTTTCAATCTAAAATAAATTTTTTTAAAGAAAAGTCTGCTCTTTTAAAAAAAGATAAAAAAAATTTTAATATTAAATTAAAAAAAATTGTTCAAAATTTAGAAAAAAAATTAAATCAAATACCTAATATTCCTGATGAAAAAGTAAAAAAAAAATTTGAGAAAAACGATATTATTTTTCAAGAAGGTAAAATTTATTGTACAATACAAAATCCTCTTCCACATTGGGAATTAGCTAAAAAATTTTGCCTATTTAATTTAAATTTAGGAACAAAAATATGTGGATCTGGTTTTTCAGTTTATATGGGTAAAGGAGCTAAATTGCAAAGAAGTTTAATTCAATATTTTCTAGATCAAAATATACGAGCTTCATATAAAGAATATAGTTTACCTTATCTTATAAATGAACAATCTGGATATGCTACTGGACAAATTCCGGATAAAGAAAATCAAATGTATTTTATAGAAAAAGATAATTTTTATTTAATTCCTACTGGAGAAATTCCTATTATGAATTGTTATAAAGATAAAATACTCACATCTGCTGATCTTCCTATTAAAGCAACTACTTATACTTCTTGTTTTAGAAGAGAAGCAGGCTCATATGGAAAAAAAGTTAAAGGATTGAATAGATTGCATCAATTTGAAAAAGTAGAAATAATTCAAATTACTACACAAGATAGTTCTTCTTATTATTTAGAAGAAATGATTTTACATGTTAAAAATATTTTAAAATCTTTAAATTTACCTTTTCGTCTTATTCGTTTAAATGGTCCAGATATTGGTTTTTCTTCTTCTATTACTTATGATTTTGAAGTTTATTCTATAGCACAAAAAAAATGGTTAGAAGTAAGTTCAATATCCAATTGTACCAATTTTCAATCTAATCGATTGCATCTTAAATACAAAACTATTAAAGGACATATAAAATTATGTCATACCCTAAATGGTAGTTCTTTAGCCTTACCAAGAATTATGGCCACTTTATTAGAAAATAATCAAACTGAAAATAAAATTAATATTCCTAAAGTTTTGGTTCCTTATACTGAATTTGATCATATAAAATAA
- the rsmA gene encoding 16S rRNA (adenine(1518)-N(6)/adenine(1519)-N(6))-dimethyltransferase RsmA has translation MQMHKYIFKKKFDQYFLKDKNLAKKIVKNLSFQNYNTVVEIGPGLGILTQYLLNNPSHKVFLIEIDKELISFLRKNFSISKNKIIHRDFLKWNPEEINLHNFAIIGNFPYSISSQILFHILEYHQYIPECVGMFQKEVARRITSNKGKKTYGILSVLIQTFYDVKYLFTVKEKVFFPIPNVKSAVITLKKKNEIIYCNKNLLFQCVKTAFNQRRKKLKNSLQLFKYIPNFYKIPFLNKRAEELSVKEFLELTKEIEIRK, from the coding sequence ATGCAAATGCATAAATATATTTTTAAAAAAAAATTTGATCAATATTTTTTAAAAGATAAAAATTTAGCAAAAAAAATTGTAAAAAATCTTTCTTTTCAAAATTATAATACAGTAGTAGAAATAGGGCCAGGATTAGGAATCCTAACTCAATATTTATTAAATAATCCATCTCATAAAGTTTTTTTAATAGAAATTGATAAAGAATTGATTTCCTTTTTAAGGAAAAATTTTTCTATTTCTAAAAATAAAATTATTCATAGAGATTTTTTAAAATGGAATCCTGAGGAAATAAATTTACATAATTTTGCAATTATTGGAAATTTTCCTTATAGCATTTCTTCTCAAATATTATTTCATATATTAGAATATCATCAATATATTCCAGAATGCGTTGGAATGTTTCAAAAAGAAGTTGCAAGACGTATTACATCTAATAAAGGTAAAAAAACTTATGGAATTTTATCAGTTTTAATACAAACATTTTATGATGTAAAATATCTTTTTACTGTAAAAGAAAAAGTATTTTTTCCTATACCAAATGTAAAATCTGCAGTTATTACTTTAAAAAAGAAAAATGAAATCATTTACTGTAATAAAAATTTGTTATTTCAATGTGTAAAAACGGCTTTTAATCAAAGAAGAAAAAAATTAAAAAATTCTCTACAATTATTCAAATATATTCCAAACTTTTATAAAATACCATTTTTAAATAAAAGAGCAGAAGAATTGTCTGTAAAAGAATTCCTTGAATTAACAAAAGAAATAGAAATTAGAAAATGA
- a CDS encoding bifunctional 5,10-methylenetetrahydrofolate dehydrogenase/5,10-methenyltetrahydrofolate cyclohydrolase — protein sequence MTTKLLNGNQLAKEIRKEISIKIEKNILNKKKRIPHLGIILTGTNHSSITYVKNKIKECKNIGMQSSLVHLPVGSLEKKLLEEINKMNKNPLIDGFIVQFPLEKHINQDKIILSINPKKDVDGFHPENFGKMALDIKAFFPATALAILTMLERNKIKIYGKHTVVIGRSRIVGRPISILMSKKSDIGNSTVTLTHSNTPNIEYYTKLADIIIVAVGIPGFLKGKMIKKGSIIIDVGINSINNEKKIQGDVDFQSVYGKASYLTPVPGGIGPMTRVMLLKNTLIAALNRIEK from the coding sequence ATGACTACTAAATTATTAAATGGGAATCAATTAGCGAAAGAAATAAGAAAAGAAATTTCCATAAAAATAGAAAAAAATATACTAAATAAAAAAAAACGCATTCCTCATCTTGGAATTATATTAACAGGAACTAATCATTCTAGTATTACATATGTAAAAAACAAAATTAAAGAGTGTAAAAATATTGGAATGCAATCTTCTTTAGTTCATTTGCCTGTAGGTAGTTTAGAAAAAAAATTATTAGAAGAAATAAACAAAATGAATAAAAATCCATTAATAGATGGTTTTATTGTGCAATTTCCTCTTGAAAAACACATTAATCAGGATAAAATTATTTTATCCATTAATCCAAAAAAAGATGTAGATGGATTTCATCCTGAAAATTTTGGTAAAATGGCTTTGGATATAAAAGCTTTTTTTCCTGCTACTGCATTAGCCATATTAACTATGTTGGAAAGAAATAAAATTAAAATATATGGGAAACATACTGTAGTAATAGGAAGAAGTAGAATCGTTGGAAGACCTATCAGTATTCTCATGAGTAAAAAAAGTGATATAGGAAATAGTACGGTTACATTGACACATAGTAATACTCCAAATATAGAATATTATACAAAATTAGCTGATATTATTATAGTGGCAGTAGGAATCCCAGGATTTCTTAAAGGGAAAATGATTAAAAAAGGTTCTATTATTATAGATGTAGGAATAAATAGCATAAATAATGAAAAAAAAATACAAGGAGATGTTGATTTTCAAAGTGTTTATGGAAAAGCTTCTTATCTAACTCCTGTACCAGGAGGAATTGGTCCTATGACTCGTGTTATGTTATTAAAGAATACCTTAATAGCTGCATTAAATAGAATAGAGAAATGA
- a CDS encoding 7-carboxy-7-deazaguanine synthase QueE, with protein MNSFPIKEFFYSIQGEGHYYGMAAYFIRFEGCNIQCNWCDTKESWNIKKKDFIPIHKIITNISNYKVKNIIITGGEPMMWNLYPLTKILKKKKYRIHLETSGYYPIKEKYMDWITISPKKSKLPLIENYKKINELKIIISNEKDFIFAEEQATHVKITNCVLFLQPEWSNLVKIIPKIIDYIKKNPKWRISLQIHKMLNIP; from the coding sequence ATGAACAGTTTTCCTATAAAAGAATTTTTTTATTCTATTCAAGGAGAAGGACATTATTATGGAATGGCTGCATATTTTATTCGTTTTGAAGGATGTAATATACAATGTAATTGGTGTGATACTAAAGAAAGCTGGAATATAAAAAAAAAAGATTTTATACCAATTCATAAAATTATTACTAACATTAGTAATTATAAAGTAAAAAATATTATTATTACTGGAGGGGAACCCATGATGTGGAATTTATATCCTTTAACTAAAATTCTTAAAAAAAAAAAATATCGCATTCATCTTGAAACTTCAGGATATTATCCTATTAAAGAAAAATATATGGATTGGATTACGATTTCTCCTAAAAAAAGTAAACTTCCTTTAATTGAAAATTATAAAAAAATAAATGAATTAAAAATTATTATATCTAATGAAAAAGATTTTATTTTTGCTGAGGAACAAGCTACTCATGTTAAAATTACTAATTGTGTATTATTTTTACAACCTGAATGGAGTAATCTTGTTAAGATTATTCCAAAAATAATTGATTATATCAAAAAAAATCCAAAATGGAGGATATCTCTTCAAATTCATAAAATGTTAAATATTCCTTAA